One Salvia splendens isolate huo1 chromosome 22, SspV2, whole genome shotgun sequence DNA segment encodes these proteins:
- the LOC121786400 gene encoding zinc finger protein SHOOT GRAVITROPISM 5-like has protein sequence MEGNHQEMQLFSYTATSSPDHNPPPLDLQLSISLNKPECVAMRKMRKAAGVEALKWQGAEQIRLAAMEKAYAERVRELTRREMKMAQSEFARARAMWERAREEVQRAERIKEMMDSLSATCHSCRHNTFRP, from the coding sequence ATGGAAGGAAACCATCAAGAGATGCAGCTCTTCTCCTACACCGCCACCTCTTCTCCCGATCACAATCCACCGCCACTCGACCTCCAGCTATCCATAAGCCTGAACAAGCCGGAGTGCGTGGCGATGAGGAAGATGCGGAAGGCCGCGGGCGTGGAGGCTCTCAAGTGGCAGGGGGCGGAGCAGATTCGGCTGGCGGCCATGGAGAAGGCGTACGCGGAGCGCGTGAGGGAGCTGACGAGGCGGGAGATGAAGATGGCGCAGAGCGAGTTCGCACGCGCACGCGCCATGTGGGAGAGGGCACGAGAGGAGGTGCAGAGAGCCGAGAGGATCAAGGAGATGATGGATTCCCTCTCTGCCACCTGCCACTCCTGCAGGCACAACACCTTTAGACCTTAA